Below is a genomic region from Bordetella pertussis 18323.
CGGCTGGGCCTTGCTGGGCGAGCCGGTCTCGCGCCTGGACCTGCTGGGTATCGTGCCGATTGCGCTGGGGATCTGGCTTGCGACACGGCGCGGGCGGGCCCCGGGCTGATTTGTGGCCGCGCGCCAACGGCGCGCGCGAGCGATCGTGCGCCATGCGCGGGCACCGCATTCGGGCGGGCCCGCGGCGCGCGCCACGGCGCAATTCGCGGCGCGCATGGCGCCGCAAGCCGCATCAGGCATGGCGCATGCATGCGGCCTGTCGAATACGCATACTCATTCTCATTGTCTTGACGCTTTCAGATTGCGCTTGCATCGCTGTTCATCAAATGCGCTCTTGGGCTAGGTGTGAACTGTCAATAGGTTGTATTCGTCCAGGTTGAGTCTGGAGATGGGTACAGCGCGCCCGATGCCTTGGTGGGGTCGATGCCAGTTGTAGTGGTGTAGCCAGGATTTCATGGCATCGGCTCGGTGTTGGGAGTTCTGGTAGGTGTGAGCGTAAGCCCACTCACGCAAGGCCGACTGGATGAAGCGTTCGGCCTTGCCATTGGTCTGTGGGCGGTAAGGTCGGGTAAAGCGGTGCTTGATGCCCAGCTCATGGCACAGCGCGGCGAAGGCGCGGCTGCGAAAGGCCGAGCCATTGTCGGTGAGCAAGCGCTGGATGGTCACGCCCAGGCGCTGGTAGTAGGCCACTGCGTCCTTGAGGAACTGGACGGCGCTGGGGAAGCGCTCGTCGGGGTGGATGTCGGTGAAGGCCACGCGGGCGTGGTCATCGATGGCCACGAAGACGAAGTCCCAGCCGGCCCCCTCAACGGTATCGCGTCGGTTGCCCGTGACCCGGTGGCCAGGGCGCTGGATACGTCCCAGCTTCTTGATGTCGATGTGCAGCAGATCGCCGGGGGCCTGATGCTCGTAGCGCACCACCGGCTCGGCCGGCTCCAGGTCGGCCAGGTGCGACAGACCGGCGCGGGCCAGGACGCGGCTGACGGTGCTGGCTGACACGCCCAGCGCCTGGGCGATGCGCGCTTGGGTCAGCCGCTTGCGGCGCAGCTCCACGATAGCCAGCGCCTTGGCCGGCGCAATCGCTCGGGGCGAGACCGTCGGGCGCGAGGACGCATCGGCCAAGCCCGCCTGGCCCTGAGCCAGGAAGCGGCCCAGCCATTTGCGCACAGTCGGCGCGGTGACCCCATAGGCGCGGGCCGCTTCAGGCACACAAACTTGATGGGCGATCAATTGCTGGACCATTTCGAGTCGACGTAGGAAGGTCAATCGGGCATGCTTATGGGTGTTCATCCGGCCGAGCTCCTTGAGTGAACTGGGGGGTTGGCGATTTCCAGTTTCTCAAATCCGGTTCGGATGAACCATGCATACAACCTATTGAATCTTCACAGGTAGCTGGCCCGTCCGTGCCAGGGCTGCGATTGCACCAGCGCGTAGTGGTCGTAGCGCCACGCCACGGGCGGCGGCGGCGCGGGCGCGGTGGCATGGGCGTCCACGTTGCGCAGCAGCGTGACATGCGGCTGGAAGCCCTGCTGCGGCGCCGGCCAGCCCAGGGCGCGCAGCCACGCCCACAAGTCGTCGTGCAGCGCCGCCAGGGCGGCGTCGGCTTGCTGCGGGCCGGCCCACACGATGCGTTGGCGGGCGAACAGCCCATAGCGGGCCAGCGCCAGGGTGGCCGGCGCGATGCGCCTTGCCGCGGTGGCGGCGCCCAGCTCGGCGACCTGCGCGGGCGTGGCCGCGCCCAGGAACGCCAGCGTCAGGTGCAGGGTATCGGTGCGCATGACGCGTCCGCCGTATGCCAGCTGCGCGTGCACCGCCCAATCCGCCAGCCGGGCCGCCGTGGCGGGGTCCGGCCACAAGGCGAAGAACAGGCGGGGCGGCGCGATCGCCGCTTCGGTCGGTGGGTGGGCCATGCGCGCATTATCGTCCGAAGCGCGGCAGGACCGAAGCACCGGCACACCGGCGCCCGTCCCGACATGGTGTGCCTGTCCCCGCCGGGACAGGCCCCCCCGCCATGCGCCATCCTGGCGGGACGCCGCCCCTAGGCCCCGGCCAGCACCAAGCCTTCCTGGGGCGCCAGCACGCGGCCGGTCTGCTCCTTGCGGTAGCGGTTCAGGTCCTTGACGCTGTCGAACTGGCGATCGAGCAGCTTGGACAGGATGTGCAGGATGCGGGTGGCGACCTTGCCCTCCCAGGTGCCGTCGAAACGGATCTGGGTGTCGAGCCAGTGCTCCAGCCAGCCCGGCTCGGGCAGGCGCGACTGCACCGTGTCGTTGGGGAACAGGGCCTTGTTGACGTGCAGGTTGGTCGGATGCATGGCCTGCGCGGTGCGGCTGGCCGAAGCCATCAGCACGCCGATCTTGGCGAACGACTGGCGGGCTTGCAGGCTGGTCTGGTCGCCGCGATTGTGCAGCGCGCGGCGCATGTACTGCAGGTAGGCGCCGGCATGGCGCGCCTCGTCCTTGGCGACCGTGCGGTAGATCGCCTTGATCACCGGCTCGGTGTGCCAGTCAGCGGCGCAGCGGTACCAGTGGTTTAGCCGGATCTCGCCGCAGAAATGCAGCATCAGCGTCTCCAGCTCCGGGGCCGGGTCGAACTCGAAACGGACCTTGTGTAGCTCCTCTTCGGTCGGCATCAGTTCCGGCCGGAAGCGGCGCAGGTATTCGATCAGGACCAGCGAATGCTTCTGCTCTTCGAAAAACCAGACCGACATGAACGCGCAGAAGAAATCGCTGTCGCCGCGGTTGTCGCGCAGGAACATCTCGGTGGCCGGCAAGGCCGCCCACTCGGTGATCGCGTTCATCTTGATGGTGTGGGCTTGCTCGTCCGACAGCTTGCTGCCGTCGAAGTCGTCCCATGGGATATCGGACGCCATATTCCAGCGCACCGCTTCCATGGTTTTGAAGAGTTCAGGGTAAAGCATAGTCGGCCCTTGTTCAGAATTCCCGCTTGGGGCTCATAGGATGGTGAAAATCGGTTCGGGTCGGCCGCGTCGAACACGGACCTGGCGAGTTCTACTAGTTATCGCCGGTTACCGCGAAGCTGTAATGACAGTTCGGTGACGAAACCATGACAGGAGGACTCAAATCATGATTCGCTACCGGTTCAAGGCCCACAGGGCCACGGCCACCGCCACGGCCAGCACCGCGGTCAGGGCGGCCGTCAGCCGATTGCCCTGCTCCTGGGCGCGGCGCAGGCGGTTCATCTCGGCCAGCAGGTGCGGCGTCAGGTTGGGACGGCTGAAATGCTCGTGCACCAGGCGCGGCAACGATGGCAGCATCTGCGACCATTGGCCGGCCTCCTTGGCCAGGCTCTGGCGCAGCCCCGTCAGGCCGATGCGCTGCCGCATCCAGTGCTCGAGATAGGGCTTGGCGGTTTTCCAGAGATCCAGGTTGGGATCGAGCTGGCGCCCCAGGCCTTCGACGTTGAGCAGGGTTTTCTGCAGCAGCACCAGCTGCGGCTGGATCTCGACATTGAAGCGGCGCGAGGTCTGGAACAGCCGCAGCAGCACCTGGCCCAGCGAGATCTCGGCCAGCGGACGGTCGAAATAGGGTTCGCACACCGCGCGCACCGCGCCTTCGAGCTCTTCCTCGCGGGTTTCGGGCGGCACCCAGCCCGACTCGATATGCAGCTGGGCCACGCGGCGATAGTCGCGGTGGAAAAAGGCCAGGAAATTCTGCGCCAGGTAATTCTTGTCGAACTCGGACAACGAGCCGACGATGCCGAAGTCCAGCGCGATATAGCGGCCCAGCGTCTGCGGCGCATCGGACACGTAGATATTGCCCGGGTGCATGTCGGCGTGGAAAAACCCGTCGGTGAAGACCTGGGTGAAGAAGATTTCCACCCCGCTGCGCGCCAGCGTCGGGATATCGATACCGGCGGCGCGCAGGCGGTCGACCTGGCCGACCGGGATACCGTACATGCGCTGCATGGTGAACACCGTGCTGGCGGTGTACTCCCATACCACCTCGGGAACGATCAGCATCTCGCCGCGGCCCGACTCCGGGCCGAAGTTGCGCCGCAACTGGCTGCAATTGGACGCCTCGCGCACCAGGTCGAGTTCGTCGTGCAGGTATTTGTCGAACTCGGCCACGACCTCGCGCGGCTTCAGCCGCCGGCCGTCGGCGCCCAGGCGCTCGATCACGCCGGCCACCACGCGCAGCAGCGCCAGGTCCTTTTCGATGACGTTGAGCATGCCCGGACGCAGCACCTTGACCGCCACCTCGCGGCCGTCGTGCAGCACGGCGAAGTGCACCTGGGCGATCGAGGCCGAAGCCACCGGATCGACGTCGAACTGGGCGAACAATTGCGCCGGCGGCGCGCCCAGCGCCGCCTCGATGCAGGCAGCCGCCTGCGCCGACGGAAATGGCGGCACGCGATCCTGCAGCAGCGCCAGCTCGTTGGCGATATCGGCCGGAATCAGGTCGCGACGCGTCGACAGCACCTGTCCGAACTTGACGAAGATCGGCCCGAGCGACTCCAGCGCCATGCGCAGCCGCACGCCGCGCGGCGCGCGCGGCCGGGTACCCAGCCGCATGATCCGCAGCAGGCACGTGGCCAGCGGGTGGTTCAGGCTCGACAGCACCAGCTCGTCGAGTCCATACCGCAGGGAAACCAGCAGGATGCGCAGCAGCCGCAGGAACGTCAGCATGGCATTCATGCGCCCCGCCTTGCGTCCAGGCGGGCCAGGCGCGCTTCCAGCGCCGCCGCCGAGCGCGCCAGCGCGTCGCTGTCGGCGCCGAACCGGGCCAGGTCCAGGCGCCATTGCTCCCATTGCGGCCGGCCCACCAGCACCGCGCTTTCCTCGGCCAGGTATTCGGAAACGTTGCGGGCCAGCCGGCCGCCGGCCTCGCGGGCGCCGCCGGCCAGCGCACGCGCGCCGCCCAACAGACGCGCCGCCGGAATGTCGCCGACCACGCGGGCCAGCTCGTCCTCGGCGTCCCAGCGCAGGTCGCGCGCCAGGTCCGCCACCACCTGCGCCAGCGCCGCGTCGCCCGAGATATGCGTCAGATCGGCGAAATCGGCGCGGCCGTCGCCGGGCAGCAGGCGAGCCAGACTGGAGGATTCGGCCGCCGACAGCGTGACGTTCGGCACCACCGCCGAATCGGCCTCCTGCACCCGCCCCTCGCTATCGATGGTCAGCGACAGCGCGAACCCGCCCAGCGCGAACCGCACGGTCTTGCCGGCGTGGCGCGCCAGCCGGTCGCGCGCCCAGGATTCGCGCTCGAGCAGCGCGTTCAGCGCGCGCGCGGCGATCCTCGGCAAGGTGGGCAGGGCAGCAAAAGGCAGCATGGAATCGACAGGCGCGGACCACCCGCGGGGTGTCCGCAGCAACAAAGACAAAAGCGCAGTGTAACGGGTTCAAAAGCACCGTGTGCCGGCTGGCCATTGATGCCGCGCAAGACCGGCCCATAAGCGAACCGGCCCTGGCGGGCCGGTTCACGGTGCAGCCCGGCCGTCGGGCCGGGACCGCGGGGCCGGTTCACGCGGGAACGGGCCCTGGCCATCCCGCCGTGGCGGTCAGCTGGCGTGTTCGACCGGAATCTGCTGGATACCTGCCAGCAGCCAGCCGCCGTCGGCCGGTTTGAACAGATTCCAGACTTCCTCGAAGCGGAACGCCTCGGTGCCCGGGGCTTCGCGCAGCATGCCGGAGAAGCGCACGCTGGCGAGGTGGCCATCGGAAACCGTCTCGATGCCGAGCAGCTCGGCGTTGAGCAGCACCACTTCGGTCTTGTTGGCGGCGGCGCCGCGCGCTTCCAGTTGCGGCTTGAGTTCGCTGATCAGGTCGTCGGTCAGGAAGTCGCGCAGGCTTTCGACCTCGCCGCTGTCCCAGATGCCCTGGATGCGCACGAACTGGTCCTTGGCCTGCTGCAGGAAACGCGGCGTGTCGAAATCACCCGGGATGAACCAGTTGCCGTCGTCGCCGGCCTTGGGCAGCGCGGCTGCCGCTGCGGCGGGCGCCGCGGCAGCGACCGGCGCCGCGGCGGGCTGCTGGGCAGGCGCCGGGTTCAGGCTTTCGCGCCACATGGGCTGCTGCGACGGTTGGCCGGGACGGTTGCCGCCCGCCGCGCCGTACGCGCCCTGCATGGCCTGGCGCGGCGCGCCGCCGCGCAGCCGGCGCACGATGAAGATGACGGCGAACACCACCAGGGCGATCAGCAGCATGCTGGCCATGAACTCGGCAAACGCGCCGGACAGGCCCAGGTGCGACAGCAGCGCGGCCAGGCCCAGGCCGGCGGCGATGCCGGCGATGGGGCCGAGCCAGCGCGACATGCCGCTCTTGGCGGCGGTGCCGGCGGCGGCCGTGCCTGCGGCGGCGGTAGCCGGACGCGCGGCGCTGGTGGCGCCGGCGGTGGAGCCCGCCCCGGCGGCCGGCGGCGTCACGGCCTGGCGCTGCTGGGTGATATTGGTGGATTGGCGGCCAAAGCTGGAGCCACCGCCCATGCGGCGGGCCTCCGCGTCAAACGACGCGCCCACCATCGCCGTGCCGGCGACGGCGACCAGCGCCATGGCGCAAAATCGGGAAAAACGGGATCGGGACATGCTTTTGTGCTCCTCGCGTACGCGCCGCCACTCCCCCGCGGGAGCGGCTGGAAAGGCCCCGGTTGGGGCCTGCGCGGCAAACCTTACAGGCAACTGAACAATCTAAGCATAACGGACAAGCCGGCACGCCACAAGTTCCCCGTGGCGCCGCGCAGGACGTGCGTTTCAGCCCAGCCGCACGCCTTCGTGCAGGGCCGCCACGCCGGCGGTCAGATTGAAGTACTGGACGCGGTCCAGGCCGGCGTCGCGCAACATGCCGGCCAGGGTTTCCTGGTCGGGGTGCATGCGGATCGATTCGGCCAGGTAACGGTAGCTGGCCTCGTCGTTGGCGACCTTCTTGCCCATCCAGGGCAGCACATTGAAGGAATACCAGTCGTAGGCCGGCGCCAGCGGCTTGGCCACGCGCGAGAATTCCAGCACCAGCAGCTTGCCGCCCGGCTTGAGCACGCGGGTCATTTCGGCCAGGGCGCGGTCCTTGTGGGTCATGTTGCGCAGGCCGAAGGCCACGCTGACGCGGTCGAAATACTGCGACGGGAACGGCAGGCGCTCGGCGTCGCAGACCGCGGTGGGCACCAGCAGGCCGCTGTCGGTCAGGCGATCGCGGCCGACGCGCAGCATGGATTCGTTGATATCGGTCAGCCACACTTCGCCGCTGGGGCCGGCGCGCTTGGCGAAGGCGCGCGCCAGGTCGCCCGTGCCGCCGGCGATGTCCAGCACCTTCATGCCCGGCCGGACCGCGGCGCGCCCGATCGTGAAAGCCTTCCAGACGCGGTGCAGGCCGGCCGACATGAGATCGTTCATGACGTCGTAGCGCGAGGCGACCGAATGGAAGACCTCGGCGACCTTGCGGGCCTTGTCGGCTTCGGGCACGGACTGGAAGCCGAAATGCGTGGATTGCTCGCCCTGCGGCGCCGATTCGGGCTGGGAATGAGGAGTTTGCATGGTGAAGTCCCGGTATATGGTCCAATGGTAGCCGATCGGAAGCGGCCCGCCGCCGTGGACGGCCTGGCCCGGATGTGGCTACGGTCACATACGTGAAATATTGCGGCCATACTATCGCAATGTTCGCGCCGCGCCGGCGCATGCTGCGTATCCATTGCCTACCATGTCCAGCACCATTCTTGTCGTTGAAGACGAACCCGCCATCCAGGAACTGATCGCCGTGAACCTTTCGTTCGCGGGCCACAAGGTCCTGCGCGCGTTCGATGCCGAACAGGCCCAGACCCTGATCCGCGCCGAGCTGCCCGACCTCATCCTGCTCGACTGGATGCTGCCGGGGGCCTCCGGCCTGTCGCTGGCCCGCAAGCTGCGCGACGAAGAGCGCACCCGCGCCGTCCCGGTCATCATGCTGACGGCCAAGGGCGCCGAACAGGACAAGGTCGACGGCCTGGAGGCGGGCGCCGACGACTACATCACCAAGCCCTTCTCGCCCAAGGAGCTGATGGCGCGCATCAAGGCCGTGCTGCGCCGCCGCGCCCCGCAGCTGACCGACGACATCATCGACGTCGCCGGGCTGAAGCTGGACCCGGTCACCCACCGCCTGTCGGGCCACAGCCAGTCGCTGTCCATCGGGCCCACCGAGTTCCGCCTGCTGCACTTCTTCATGACCCACCCGGAGCGGGTGTTTTCCCGCTCGCAGCTGCTCGACCAGGTGTGGGGCGACCACGTCTTCGTGGAAGAGCGCACGGTGGACGTACATATCCGCCGCCTGCGCAAGGCGCTGGAACCCAGCGGCCATGACGCGCACGTCGAGACGGTGCGCGGCAGCGGCTACCGGTTTACAGCACAGGTGCCGGCGCGCTAAAAAACCGCACGATGATCTGGCTGCGCACCCTTTTCATGATCGCCTTCTGGGCGGTCATGGCCCTGCTTGCCCAATGGCTGATCGGCGACCCGGCCGGCTGGCTGCTGTTCGGCGCGGCCACGGCGGCCATGCTGCTGTGGCGCAGCTGGCGCCTGCACCTGGTGTCGCGCTGGGCCCATGACCCCGAATCGGCGCCGCCGGCGGCCGTCGGCCCCTGGGACGACATCCTGGCGCCGCTGTATCGCTACACGCGGGCGCGCGCACGCGAACTGGCCGAAACGCGCGAAACCATGCAAAGCATGCTGGCCGCCGCCCAGGCGCTGCCCGACGGCGTGGTCACGCTCAACGAAGATTTCCAGATCGACTGGGCCAACCGCATGGCGCGGCGCCACCTGGGCCTGCGCCTGCCGGCCGACCGCGGCCACAACCTGCTGAACCTGCTGCGCGCCCCCGAATTCGTCGCCTATGCGCATCGCGGGCACTGGCCCGAACCCATCCTGGTGCGCCTGAGCCTGAACGGCCAGGAGCGGGTCATGATGATCCACCTGGCCGGCTACGCCAGCAACCAGCGCCTGCTGATTTCCCGCGATGTCACCCAGATCGAGCGCCTGGAAACCACCCGGCGCGATTTCGTCGCCAACGTCTCGCACGAGCTGCGCACGCCGCTGACAGTGCTCGCCGGCTTCCTGGAGACGCTGCGCGAGCTGCCGGCCGAGGCGCTGCCCGCCGAACAGCGCGACCAGTACATGGCCATGATGCACGAGCAGGCGCGGCGCATGCAGGCCATCGTGGAAGACCTGCTGACCCTGTCCACGCTCGAATCCTCGCCCGAGGCCGACCCGCTGGCCGTCGATGTCGGCGCGCTGCTGCGCACTGCCCGCCAGCAGGTCGAGGCGCTGTCGAACGGCCGGCATGTGTTCGAGTGGCAGATCGAGGAGGGGCTGGATGTGCTGGGCAGCGGCACCGAGCTGGCTTCGGCCCTGTCCAACCTGCTGACCAACGCGGTGCGCTACACCCCCGACGGCGGGCGCATCATCGTGCGCTGGCGGCGCGGCGCCGACGGCGAGGCGCTCTACAGCGTGCAGGACACCGGCATCGGCATTCCGGCGCGCCACCTGCCGCGCCTGACCGAGCGCTTCTACCGGGTCGACCGGGGCCGCTCGCGCGCGGCCGGCGGCACCGGCCTGGGCCTGGCCATCACCAAGCACATCGCCATGCGCCACGACGCCGACCTGCTGATCGACAGCGAGCTCGGCAAGGGCAGCACCTTCACGCTGCGCTTTCCCGCCGAGCGCGTGACCGGCGAAGATCCGGACCGCTGAGGCGGCGGGCGATCCAGCGCATAATGCAGGATCTCGACATTCTGCATCCGCCCCCATGTGCATCCTCGTTATCGAAGACGAGCCCAAGCTGGCCGACTATCTGCACAAGGGCCTGTCCGAGCAAAGCCATATCGTCGACGTCGCGCGCGACGGCGTCAACGGCCGCCACCTGGCGCTCGAGGGCGACTACGAACTGGTCATCCTCGACGTGATGCTGCCCGACATCGACGGCTTCGCCGTCCTGGCGGCGCTGCGCGCGGCCGCGCGCAACACGCCGGTGCTGATGCTGACGGCGCGCGACCGGGTCGAGGACCGCGTGCGCGGGCTGGAAGGCGGCGCCGACGACTACCTGGTCAAGCCGTTCGCGTTCTCCGAGCTCCTGGCGCGCGTGCATGCGCTGCAGCGGCGCGGGCGCAGCCAGGAATCCACCCTGCTGCGCCTGGCCGACCTCGAGCTGGACCTGGCCAGCCGCAAGGCGCAGCGCGGCGGACGCCGCCTGGACCTGACGGCCAAGGAGTTTTCGCTGCTGGCGCTGCTGCTGCGCCGCCAGGGCCAGATCCTGTCGCGCACCACGCTGGCCGAGCAGGTCTGGGACATGAACTTCGACAGCGACACCAACGTCATCGACGTCGCCATCCGCCGGCTGCGCGGCAAGCTGGACGACCCCTACGACGCCAAGCTGCTGCATACCGTGCGCGGCATGGGCTACGTGCTGGAATCGCGCCCGTCATGAGGCTGCGCACGCCGTCGATGCAACGGCGGCTGACGCTGTGGCTGGGCGTCATCGCCCTGCTGGCGTCCAGCCTGGCCGGAGCGCTGCTGTTCTGGACGCTGAAACAGGAAGTGCAGCGCCAGGAAATCACCGAGGCGCGCGGCAAGGCCGAACTCATCGAGCACCTGGTGGGCATGCAGTCCCATACGTCGCGGGCGCTCAGCGACATGCTCGACGGCATCCAGGCCGGCCATGGCCACCTGGGCATCTGGATCACCAGCCCGGACGGCACGCTGCGCTATGGCAACGCCACGCCCGAGGTGCTGAGCGTCACGGACGACGACGAAGTGCTGCTGCGCAACGCAGATGACACCCGCATGCGCGGCGTGCGGCTGACCCTGCCGGGCCCGCCCGAGGCCGGCGCCACGCTGACCGTGGCGGTCAATACGCTGGCCAACGCGCGCTTTCTCTATGCCTATGGCACCGCGTTGCTGCTGATCTGCGCGCTGTGGATCGGCGCCACCGTGGTGCTGGCGGCCTGGGCCGTGCGCCGCACGCTGGCGCCGGTGCGGCGGCTCTCCGGCCAGGCGGCCAGCATCCAGCCCGAGCACCTGGACGTGCGCCTGCCGGTGGTGGGCATCGACCGGGAATTGAGCGACCTGGTGGCCTCGTTCAACCGCACCCTGGACCGCCTGCAGGAGGCGTACCAGCAGATGGAGGGCTTCAACGCCGACGTCGCGCACGAGCTGCGCACGCCCCTGGCCACCCTGATCAACGGCGCCCAGGTCACGCTGTCGTCGCCCCGCTCGGCCGAAGAGCTGCGCGAAGCGCTGACCTCCAACCTCGAGGAGCTCGAAGACCTCAAGACGCTGGTCAACGACATGCTGTTCCTGGCACGCGCCGACCGCGGCGAGCAGGCCGCCGACCTGGCGCCCGCACGGCTCGAACAGGAAGCCCTGCGCGTGGCGGAGTATTTCGAAGCCACGCTGGAGGCGCAGGCGCTGCACGTGGCGGTGCAAGGCAGCGCCACGTGCGCCGCCAACCCTGGGCTGGTGCGCCGCGCCCTGGCCAACCTGCTGGCCAACGCGATACGCGCCACGCCGCGCGGCGCCACCATCACCGTGCGCTGCGCCGCCCTGCCCGACGGCGCGGCGCGCCTGACGGTGCACAACCCGGGCCCGCCCATCCCGGCCGCGGACCTGCCGCGCATCTTCGATCGCTTCTTCCGCAGCGGCGGCGCCCGGCCGCCGCGCGGCGAAGGCCACGGCCTGGGCCTGGCCATCGTGCGCGCCATCGCGCGCATGCACAACGGCGGCGTGACGGCGGCCAGCGGCCCGGCAGGTACCGAGATCGGCTTTTCCCTCGGGGCGAGGCCCGCGCAAGATGACAAACGCGTAATCCGGGCGACAGACTGAGGTCAGTCCCGCCCTGCTATCGTCGGCCGTACTTTCGCGCCCCCGCACGCATGCTACGCTTGGCCGGCGCGCTGCCCCCCTTGAACCTCCGCTATACAGGCTTTCATGTCGCACGTATCCACGCTTCGCCGCGCCCTGCTGGGGGCCTTGCTCCTGGCGCCGGCCGCGGCCCTGGCCAACACACCGATCCCCATCGACGTCTGGCGCACGCCCACCTGCGGCTGCTGCGAAGACTGGCTGCAGCACCTGCGCAGCAACGGCTTCGAAGTCCGCGCCCACATGGTCGAGGACACCGCGCCGGTGCGCAGCCAGGCCGGCATGCCGGCCCGGTACGGCTCGTGCCACACCGCGCGCGTGCAGGGCTATACCGTCGAAGGCCATGTGCCGGCGGCCGACATCCGTCGCCTGCTGCGCGACAAGCCGCGCGCCGTGGGACTGACCGCGCCCGGCATGCCCATCGGCTCGCCCGGCATGGACGGCCCGGCCTACGGCGGGCGGCGCGACGCCTACGATGTGCTGCTGGTGCAGCCCGACGGCTCGGTCCGGGTGTTCCAGGCGTACCGCTGACGCGCATTTCGCCACACCGGCGCTATGGGCACTGCCCGGGCGCCGCCCGATCTGGTCCACAATGGGGGGGGGGGGTTTTCAACCCTTGTTGTACAGGCAACCCAACATGGCCCAGATTGTTCTGTTCGAGAATATCCACCCCAGCGCCCGCGCCGTCTTCAGCGCGGCCGGCTATACCGACATCGTCGCCCACGCGGCGGCGCTGCCTTCGGGCGAGCTGCGCGAGGCCCTGCGCGGCGCCGAGGTGGTGGGTATCCGCTCGCGGACCCATCTGGACGCCGACCTGCTGGCGGCCAACCCCGACCTGCGCGTGGTGGGGTGCTTTTGCATCGGCACCAACCAGGTCGACCTGGACGCCGCCATGATGCGCGGGGTGCCGGTCTTCAACGCGCCGTTCTCCAACACCCGCTCGGTGGCCGAGCTGGTGCTGGGCGAAGCCATCCTGCTGCTGCGCCGGATCCCCGAGAAGAACGCCCGCGTCCACCTGGGGCATTGGGACAAGAGCGCCGCCGGCGCCTACGAGGCCCGCGGCAAGACGCTGGGGATCGTCGGCTACGGCAACATCGGTTCGCAGATCAGCACCCTGGCCGAGGCCATCGGCATGCGCGTGGTGTTCTTCGACGTCGAGGCCAAGCTGCCGCTGGGCAACGCGCGCGCCGCCGGCTCGCTGGCCGAGCTGCTGGAGCAGGCCGATGTCGTCACCTTGCACGTGCCCGGCGGCAAGTCCACCCAGAACATCGTCAACGCCGACACCCTGGCGCGCATGAAGCGCGGCGCGATTCTCATCAACGCCTCGCGCGGCACGGTGGTGGACATCCAGGCGCTGCACGACGCCCTGGCCAGCGGCCACCTGGCCGGCGCGGCGCTGGACGTGTTTCCGACCGAGCCCAAGAGCGCCGACGAACCGCTGGCCAGCCCGCTGATCGGCATGCCCAACGTCGTGCTCACGCCGCACATCGGCGGCAGCACCCAGGAATCCCAGGAAAACATCGGCCGCGAAGTGGCCGAGAAACTGGTGCGCTTCCTGCAAGCAGGCACCACCAAGAGCGCCGTCAATTTCCCCGAGCTGTCGTACCAGGCGCCCGTGGGCGGCTCGCGCATCATCCACGTGCACCGCAACGCCCCCGGCGCGCTGGGCGCGCTGGACAACCTGATGGCCCAGCATGGCCTGAACATCGTCAGCCAGAGCCTGCAGACCAAGGGC
It encodes:
- the ubiE gene encoding bifunctional demethylmenaquinone methyltransferase/2-methoxy-6-polyprenyl-1,4-benzoquinol methylase UbiE, which gives rise to MQTPHSQPESAPQGEQSTHFGFQSVPEADKARKVAEVFHSVASRYDVMNDLMSAGLHRVWKAFTIGRAAVRPGMKVLDIAGGTGDLARAFAKRAGPSGEVWLTDINESMLRVGRDRLTDSGLLVPTAVCDAERLPFPSQYFDRVSVAFGLRNMTHKDRALAEMTRVLKPGGKLLVLEFSRVAKPLAPAYDWYSFNVLPWMGKKVANDEASYRYLAESIRMHPDQETLAGMLRDAGLDRVQYFNLTAGVAALHEGVRLG
- the phoB gene encoding phosphate regulon transcriptional regulator PhoB; the protein is MSSTILVVEDEPAIQELIAVNLSFAGHKVLRAFDAEQAQTLIRAELPDLILLDWMLPGASGLSLARKLRDEERTRAVPVIMLTAKGAEQDKVDGLEAGADDYITKPFSPKELMARIKAVLRRRAPQLTDDIIDVAGLKLDPVTHRLSGHSQSLSIGPTEFRLLHFFMTHPERVFSRSQLLDQVWGDHVFVEERTVDVHIRRLRKALEPSGHDAHVETVRGSGYRFTAQVPAR
- the phoR gene encoding phosphate regulon sensor histidine kinase PhoR, with product MIWLRTLFMIAFWAVMALLAQWLIGDPAGWLLFGAATAAMLLWRSWRLHLVSRWAHDPESAPPAAVGPWDDILAPLYRYTRARARELAETRETMQSMLAAAQALPDGVVTLNEDFQIDWANRMARRHLGLRLPADRGHNLLNLLRAPEFVAYAHRGHWPEPILVRLSLNGQERVMMIHLAGYASNQRLLISRDVTQIERLETTRRDFVANVSHELRTPLTVLAGFLETLRELPAEALPAEQRDQYMAMMHEQARRMQAIVEDLLTLSTLESSPEADPLAVDVGALLRTARQQVEALSNGRHVFEWQIEEGLDVLGSGTELASALSNLLTNAVRYTPDGGRIIVRWRRGADGEALYSVQDTGIGIPARHLPRLTERFYRVDRGRSRAAGGTGLGLAITKHIAMRHDADLLIDSELGKGSTFTLRFPAERVTGEDPDR
- a CDS encoding heavy metal response regulator transcription factor produces the protein MCILVIEDEPKLADYLHKGLSEQSHIVDVARDGVNGRHLALEGDYELVILDVMLPDIDGFAVLAALRAAARNTPVLMLTARDRVEDRVRGLEGGADDYLVKPFAFSELLARVHALQRRGRSQESTLLRLADLELDLASRKAQRGGRRLDLTAKEFSLLALLLRRQGQILSRTTLAEQVWDMNFDSDTNVIDVAIRRLRGKLDDPYDAKLLHTVRGMGYVLESRPS
- a CDS encoding heavy metal sensor histidine kinase, producing MRLRTPSMQRRLTLWLGVIALLASSLAGALLFWTLKQEVQRQEITEARGKAELIEHLVGMQSHTSRALSDMLDGIQAGHGHLGIWITSPDGTLRYGNATPEVLSVTDDDEVLLRNADDTRMRGVRLTLPGPPEAGATLTVAVNTLANARFLYAYGTALLLICALWIGATVVLAAWAVRRTLAPVRRLSGQAASIQPEHLDVRLPVVGIDRELSDLVASFNRTLDRLQEAYQQMEGFNADVAHELRTPLATLINGAQVTLSSPRSAEELREALTSNLEELEDLKTLVNDMLFLARADRGEQAADLAPARLEQEALRVAEYFEATLEAQALHVAVQGSATCAANPGLVRRALANLLANAIRATPRGATITVRCAALPDGAARLTVHNPGPPIPAADLPRIFDRFFRSGGARPPRGEGHGLGLAIVRAIARMHNGGVTAASGPAGTEIGFSLGARPAQDDKRVIRATD
- a CDS encoding DUF411 domain-containing protein, coding for MSHVSTLRRALLGALLLAPAAALANTPIPIDVWRTPTCGCCEDWLQHLRSNGFEVRAHMVEDTAPVRSQAGMPARYGSCHTARVQGYTVEGHVPAADIRRLLRDKPRAVGLTAPGMPIGSPGMDGPAYGGRRDAYDVLLVQPDGSVRVFQAYR